A window of the Virgibacillus pantothenticus genome harbors these coding sequences:
- a CDS encoding YktB family protein: MTFNGFEKTDFDTFYIDGLENRMKAIQTRIQPKFQEVGNELVDHLAAQLGNEMFLHIAKHARRTVNPPKDTWLAVANNKRGYKKHPHFQVGVFDDHVFVWLALIYELDHKSAIAQTFLDHFEQLKQLPESFVFSLDHTKKDAKPLQELDRQDLERFRDVKKAEFLIGQHFAKEDERIYNGQYFLKEMKATVEPLIPFYKLALKS, translated from the coding sequence ATGACATTTAATGGCTTTGAAAAAACAGATTTTGATACGTTTTATATTGACGGGCTTGAAAATAGGATGAAAGCCATTCAGACTAGAATTCAGCCCAAATTTCAGGAGGTCGGCAACGAATTAGTAGACCACCTAGCAGCACAACTCGGAAATGAAATGTTCCTACATATTGCTAAACATGCTAGAAGAACAGTAAATCCACCAAAAGATACATGGTTAGCAGTAGCAAATAATAAGCGAGGGTATAAAAAACACCCACACTTTCAAGTAGGTGTATTCGATGACCATGTGTTTGTCTGGTTAGCACTGATTTATGAATTAGATCATAAATCAGCGATCGCTCAAACATTTTTGGATCATTTCGAGCAATTGAAACAACTCCCGGAAAGCTTTGTTTTTTCGTTGGATCATACTAAAAAAGATGCTAAACCATTACAAGAACTAGACAGACAAGATTTAGAACGGTTTCGAGATGTAAAAAAAGCAGAGTTTTTAATAGGGCAACATTTTGCTAAAGAAGACGAGCGCATTTATAACGGACAATACTTCTTAAAGGAAATGAAAGCTACGGTTGAGCCATTAATTCCTTTTTATAAACTTGCTTTAAAAAGCTAA
- a CDS encoding YlaN family protein gives MPEVTVNHREKAHALLKADADKILRLIEVQIDNLTMPQCPLYEEVLDTQMFGLSREIDFAVRLNLISESEGKAILEDLERKLNILHEAAQNSV, from the coding sequence ATGCCAGAGGTGACTGTAAATCATCGCGAAAAAGCCCATGCCCTTCTCAAGGCTGATGCTGATAAAATTTTGCGACTAATAGAAGTTCAAATAGATAATTTAACAATGCCACAATGCCCATTATATGAAGAGGTATTGGATACACAAATGTTTGGGCTTTCCAGGGAGATTGATTTTGCTGTTCGTTTAAACTTAATTAGCGAAAGTGAAGGTAAAGCAATTTTAGAAGATCTGGAGAGGAAGTTAAATATTCTGCACGAAGCAGCGCAAAATTCCGTATAA
- a CDS encoding inositol monophosphatase family protein, translating to MNKAQRDTIFSQAKQWIYEAGAKIREQIHTPLTIDTKSNPNDLVTAMDRSTEAFFAKNIKHTYTDHLILSEEGYGDQLDSMDGIVWIIDPIDGTMNFVHQKRNFAISIGIFNDGVGEIGFIYDVMEDVLYSAKKGEGAFKNNERLPQLNRGVPFHQAMISMNHFWLCENRLVEEKRMQQLVKDVRGTRTYGSAALEFAYVAEGIIDNYLTLSLSPWDYAAGMVIVNEVGGVTTTIDGDNIDMLSKTSVAAGNPVIQEKIITDYIKQARK from the coding sequence ATGAATAAAGCGCAGCGTGATACGATTTTTTCCCAGGCTAAACAATGGATATATGAAGCAGGTGCGAAAATAAGAGAACAAATCCATACCCCGTTAACCATTGATACCAAATCAAACCCCAATGATTTGGTAACTGCGATGGATCGTTCGACAGAAGCTTTTTTTGCTAAAAATATTAAGCACACGTACACCGATCATTTGATTTTGAGTGAAGAGGGATATGGAGATCAGTTAGACTCTATGGACGGAATTGTTTGGATTATTGATCCGATTGATGGTACGATGAATTTTGTTCACCAAAAAAGAAATTTTGCAATATCAATTGGCATATTTAATGATGGTGTTGGTGAAATTGGATTTATTTATGATGTTATGGAAGACGTCCTGTACAGTGCGAAAAAAGGTGAAGGTGCTTTTAAAAACAATGAGAGGTTACCACAGCTTAATCGAGGTGTCCCTTTCCATCAGGCGATGATTAGTATGAATCATTTTTGGTTATGTGAAAATCGATTAGTTGAAGAAAAACGGATGCAGCAACTTGTAAAAGACGTAAGAGGGACACGTACTTATGGTTCTGCGGCGTTGGAATTTGCTTACGTTGCAGAAGGTATAATAGATAATTATTTAACGTTAAGTCTTTCGCCGTGGGATTATGCTGCAGGAATGGTGATAGTAAACGAAGTTGGTGGTGTAACGACTACGATTGATGGAGACAACATTGATATGCTCTCTAAAACCTCTGTTGCAGCCGGGAATCCTGTGATACAAGAGAAAATTATAACCGATTATATAAAGCAGGCAAGGAAGTGA
- a CDS encoding DUF5325 family protein produces the protein MKKLNIPMLLLAMLVISMFIGVGAAIAYRNIWLVMLFLLLGFGFMGTGIRLKKARE, from the coding sequence ATGAAAAAACTAAATATACCAATGCTGCTTTTAGCTATGCTCGTCATCTCAATGTTTATAGGTGTAGGTGCCGCCATTGCTTATCGTAATATTTGGCTCGTTATGTTATTTTTATTGTTAGGCTTTGGATTTATGGGAACGGGCATCCGTTTAAAAAAAGCAAGGGAGTGA
- a CDS encoding GapA-binding peptide SR1P, which translates to MGTVVCQECQTIIEQYEEEKVTTLYGTCPTCRENK; encoded by the coding sequence ATGGGCACAGTAGTATGCCAAGAATGCCAAACAATCATTGAACAGTATGAAGAAGAGAAAGTAACAACTCTTTATGGTACTTGTCCGACTTGTCGTGAAAATAAATAA
- a CDS encoding YlaI family protein, whose product MQVKCTICDTVESIHDHCFEAKRLRNRRIHMHLCQACYDRIGKKTKERHATGNFRLYTEKKPADDFI is encoded by the coding sequence ATGCAAGTGAAATGTACAATTTGCGATACAGTGGAAAGTATTCATGATCACTGCTTTGAAGCTAAACGCTTAAGAAACAGAAGAATCCATATGCATTTATGCCAAGCATGTTATGATAGAATTGGAAAAAAAACGAAAGAACGCCACGCAACTGGAAATTTCCGCTTATATACAGAAAAAAAACCAGCCGATGATTTTATATAG
- a CDS encoding YlaH-like family protein yields the protein MEGSFSFVFNFLLEQFGTENMFLTLYILNLIFSVISFKLGFARKLSPLKTVFVYIMLAIGVYLLTIFSIFQLPITESLIVISAVLAIYRFRLHRERKNR from the coding sequence ATGGAAGGAAGTTTCAGCTTTGTTTTCAATTTTCTTTTAGAACAATTTGGAACCGAAAATATGTTTTTGACTTTATACATTTTGAATTTAATTTTCAGTGTTATTTCGTTTAAGCTTGGATTTGCAAGAAAACTTTCGCCTTTAAAAACGGTTTTCGTATATATCATGCTCGCAATTGGAGTTTACTTACTAACTATTTTTAGTATATTTCAACTCCCAATAACAGAAAGCTTAATAGTGATATCTGCAGTTTTAGCAATTTATCGATTTCGTTTGCATCGCGAAAGAAAAAATCGTTAG
- a CDS encoding YhcN/YlaJ family sporulation lipoprotein encodes MRLSLITITLFSLFVFTACNQDNREEAITNEETDRQFEQVKNSDPNQPQQLSNTEIANHLANIASDVPNVNDAVSVVAGPYAVVGIDVDKDLDRSRVGTIKYSVLEALYDDPYGKTAVVIADADANERIRGMADKIEQGQPIYGIVDELAAVVGRYMPEFPINKNRPKESDPNKEVIPENEKEQLEDTEEEQSNHYKQNES; translated from the coding sequence ATGAGATTGTCTCTCATAACGATCACACTTTTTAGCCTGTTTGTTTTTACAGCTTGTAATCAAGACAATCGTGAAGAAGCAATTACAAATGAAGAAACAGATAGACAGTTCGAACAAGTAAAAAACTCAGATCCAAATCAACCACAACAATTATCCAATACAGAAATCGCTAATCATTTGGCAAATATTGCCAGTGATGTTCCTAACGTAAATGATGCTGTTTCTGTCGTTGCTGGTCCTTATGCAGTAGTTGGGATAGATGTTGATAAGGACTTGGACCGTTCTAGAGTTGGAACTATTAAATACAGTGTGTTAGAGGCGTTGTATGATGATCCTTATGGCAAAACTGCTGTCGTCATCGCCGATGCAGATGCCAATGAAAGAATTCGCGGGATGGCCGATAAAATCGAACAAGGGCAGCCTATCTACGGCATTGTAGACGAATTAGCCGCAGTTGTTGGACGTTATATGCCTGAGTTTCCAATCAATAAAAACCGACCAAAGGAAAGTGATCCAAATAAAGAGGTTATCCCTGAAAATGAAAAAGAGCAACTGGAAGATACCGAGGAAGAACAGTCCAATCATTATAAGCAGAATGAATCTTAA
- a CDS encoding UPF0223 family protein, translating to MSYHYPIDDTWTKEEVIQVVQFFSLIEQAYEKKVEKDILLAAYRGFKQVVPSKSEEKKLFATFKQGSGYSSFHVIKQAKETEERFIMMDKTKGKKLK from the coding sequence ATGAGTTATCATTATCCAATTGATGATACTTGGACCAAAGAAGAAGTTATTCAAGTCGTCCAGTTTTTTAGTTTGATTGAGCAGGCGTATGAAAAGAAAGTCGAAAAGGACATTTTGTTGGCTGCTTATCGGGGATTTAAACAAGTAGTTCCAAGTAAAAGTGAAGAGAAGAAGTTGTTTGCAACTTTTAAACAAGGTTCAGGATATTCAAGCTTTCATGTCATCAAACAAGCAAAGGAAACGGAAGAACGTTTTATAATGATGGATAAAACAAAGGGGAAGAAGCTTAAATAA
- a CDS encoding polysaccharide deacetylase family protein, producing MKKAILMVTFILTALFIVACGADKENAQPTNADKAKEEKKDDEQQEKQNEADKEEANQEDKSDGKQEENPEKQTPKYQVSENATIVPISEGTNEKVVLLTIDDVPDKHALEMAKTLKDLNANAIFFVNGHFLETQEQKDMLKEIHEMGFVIGNHTYSHPKLPDLSEQEQTEEIVRVSDQIEEIIGERPKFFRAPHGMNSDHSKQVAKEQGMVVMNWTYGYDYFAPYQDANKLTEAMVSGEGPEVDVTYSLLKPGANLLMHDREWTNKALADIVKGLRDKGYEMVDPKLIQTLDG from the coding sequence ATGAAAAAAGCTATTTTAATGGTCACTTTCATCTTAACTGCATTATTTATCGTCGCATGTGGAGCGGATAAAGAGAATGCTCAACCCACAAATGCAGATAAAGCGAAAGAAGAAAAGAAAGATGACGAGCAGCAAGAAAAACAGAACGAAGCGGACAAAGAAGAAGCTAATCAGGAGGATAAAAGCGACGGTAAGCAAGAAGAAAATCCTGAAAAACAAACACCTAAATATCAAGTTTCTGAAAATGCAACGATTGTGCCAATAAGCGAAGGTACGAATGAGAAAGTTGTGCTTTTAACGATCGATGATGTTCCAGATAAGCATGCATTGGAAATGGCGAAAACCTTAAAGGATTTAAATGCAAATGCAATTTTCTTCGTGAATGGTCACTTTCTGGAAACACAAGAACAAAAGGATATGCTGAAAGAAATTCATGAGATGGGCTTTGTAATTGGTAACCATACATATAGCCACCCTAAGCTTCCAGATTTGTCGGAACAGGAACAAACAGAAGAAATCGTTCGTGTAAGTGATCAGATTGAAGAAATTATTGGAGAACGTCCAAAATTCTTCCGTGCACCGCATGGTATGAATAGTGATCATTCCAAGCAAGTAGCTAAGGAACAAGGGATGGTCGTTATGAACTGGACGTATGGTTACGATTATTTTGCACCTTATCAAGACGCTAATAAGCTAACAGAAGCCATGGTGAGCGGAGAAGGTCCTGAAGTAGATGTTACTTATTCTTTATTAAAGCCAGGAGCGAATTTGTTAATGCATGATCGTGAATGGACAAACAAAGCGTTAGCAGATATTGTTAAAGGCTTACGTGATAAAGGATATGAGATGGTAGATCCAAAGCTTATCCAAACATTAGATGGGTAA